Proteins from one Candidatus Cloacimonadota bacterium genomic window:
- a CDS encoding glycosyltransferase gives MAKVDLHVHSIYSEHPSEWFLQRLGAGESYTEPDFIYENMKNKGMDFVTITDHNNIEGALLLQQKYPGEIIIGDEATAYFPEDEFKVHVLLYGLNEKQFVEIQRIRTNIYDLRDYIKEEDLAYSIAHATFSVNGKLKYEHLEKLLLMFDIFEGINGGRNEMHNLTWMNVLENLKEQHIEQMYEKHNIEPMSETPWIKGLTAGSDDHSGLFLGETYTEGDASTTQEFLQQLKHKNTQPVGRHNDYKSFVFMVYKVAYDYSRSKSSSFSQSLLSQINNLVFTNKSLNWKNRLKMKAYSTVDKNGKDAELKSAFNDLVETLQKEKDKSLDEKISVAYRKIATISDEFLKLLFASIEKHLMQGDVFKLIQNFTSSISGIFLMLPFFSSLRHMFANRDLILKLRNNFNLESSKKEKNILWFSDTIEDLNGVSVTVNRIRENATKSKRNVYLVGSVKEEKYWKNFINIPSIHTFNLPYYEYLKINIPSILKSMEKISKFNPDLIIISTPASIGLLGLLAARLLNVKCIGIYHTDFAKQIEEMNVDTSLSATVRSFVNWFYQLVDEIRVPTYAYMDMLESQGFDRTKMKHFARGVDTSVFYPQIKGREWLQKTYNIEEGFYFLYTGRVSFDKSLEVALNAFDELHKENPDTYFFVVGSGPDIDIFKKDFSHNDHIIFTGKKDREILPNYYSAADLFVFPSKTDTFGMVVVEAQACGLIAFVSNEGGPQEVIKDGESGYILREVTVDYWRRRMLDFMKLCDNEPEKVRQMSKRAVDLSKKRGGWNKLIESFVS, from the coding sequence ATGGCGAAAGTAGATCTACACGTCCATTCTATCTATTCTGAACACCCCTCAGAATGGTTCTTGCAACGACTCGGTGCTGGTGAATCTTATACAGAACCAGATTTCATTTACGAGAATATGAAGAATAAAGGGATGGATTTTGTTACAATTACAGATCATAATAACATTGAGGGTGCATTGCTCTTGCAGCAAAAATATCCTGGTGAGATAATTATTGGGGATGAAGCGACAGCATATTTTCCTGAAGATGAGTTTAAAGTTCATGTGCTTCTTTACGGACTCAATGAGAAGCAGTTTGTAGAAATTCAAAGGATCCGAACAAACATATATGATTTGCGAGATTATATAAAAGAAGAAGACCTTGCTTATTCTATTGCACATGCTACCTTTTCTGTAAATGGGAAGTTGAAATACGAACATTTGGAAAAGTTGCTATTAATGTTCGACATATTCGAAGGGATTAATGGCGGCAGGAACGAGATGCACAATCTGACTTGGATGAATGTTCTCGAAAATCTTAAAGAACAACATATCGAGCAGATGTATGAAAAACACAATATTGAACCGATGAGTGAAACACCCTGGATAAAGGGTTTGACTGCCGGATCTGATGATCATTCCGGTCTCTTTTTGGGAGAGACTTATACGGAAGGAGATGCATCTACAACTCAAGAATTTCTTCAACAGTTAAAGCATAAAAACACACAACCTGTAGGGCGGCATAACGATTATAAGTCGTTTGTATTTATGGTGTATAAGGTCGCCTATGATTATTCAAGATCGAAGAGCAGCAGCTTTTCGCAGTCACTCCTCAGCCAGATCAATAACCTTGTTTTTACAAATAAATCTCTTAATTGGAAGAATAGACTGAAGATGAAAGCATATTCTACAGTTGATAAAAACGGGAAAGATGCAGAGTTGAAATCCGCCTTCAACGATCTTGTCGAAACCTTACAAAAGGAGAAAGATAAATCACTTGATGAAAAAATATCGGTGGCATATAGGAAAATAGCAACGATCAGTGATGAGTTTCTGAAACTTCTGTTTGCTTCGATTGAGAAGCACTTGATGCAGGGTGATGTATTCAAACTTATTCAAAACTTCACATCATCGATTTCAGGCATTTTTCTTATGCTTCCCTTTTTCAGCTCGTTGCGCCATATGTTTGCAAACCGTGATTTGATTCTAAAATTGAGGAATAATTTCAATCTGGAATCATCTAAAAAAGAGAAAAACATTCTTTGGTTCAGTGATACGATCGAAGATCTGAACGGGGTATCTGTAACAGTAAACAGGATTCGGGAAAATGCCACAAAATCCAAGCGGAATGTATATCTCGTGGGCAGCGTCAAAGAAGAAAAATATTGGAAGAATTTTATTAATATCCCGAGCATACATACATTCAATTTACCCTATTATGAGTATTTAAAAATAAACATTCCTTCAATACTAAAATCAATGGAAAAGATCAGCAAATTCAATCCGGATCTCATAATTATTTCCACACCTGCATCGATAGGTCTACTGGGGCTTCTTGCAGCAAGGTTGCTGAATGTCAAATGCATTGGCATATACCACACAGACTTTGCAAAGCAGATAGAGGAGATGAATGTGGATACTTCACTTAGTGCAACGGTGCGAAGCTTTGTGAACTGGTTTTATCAGCTCGTTGATGAGATTAGGGTACCTACCTATGCATACATGGATATGCTTGAATCGCAGGGATTTGATCGAACTAAAATGAAACATTTTGCACGCGGAGTGGATACATCAGTCTTCTATCCTCAGATAAAAGGACGCGAATGGCTTCAGAAAACATATAATATTGAAGAAGGATTTTATTTTCTCTATACTGGGAGAGTTTCGTTTGATAAAAGTCTTGAGGTTGCACTTAATGCTTTTGATGAACTTCATAAAGAGAATCCCGATACTTACTTTTTCGTCGTTGGATCCGGGCCTGATATTGACATATTTAAAAAGGATTTTTCTCACAATGATCATATCATTTTTACGGGGAAAAAGGATAGAGAAATCCTTCCAAATTACTATTCAGCAGCAGATCTTTTTGTATTTCCAAGCAAAACTGACACTTTTGGCATGGTAGTTGTTGAAGCTCAAGCATGTGGTCTTATCGCTTTTGTTTCAAATGAGGGCGGCCCTCAGGAAGTGATTAAAGATGGTGAATCGGGTTATATACTGAGAGAAGTAACCGTGGACTATTGGAGAAGAAGAATGCTTGATTTTATGAAGCTATGTGACAACGAGCCAGAAAAGGTCAGGCAGATGTCTAAACGCGCAGTTGATCTTTCGAAAAAAAGAGGGGGATGGAATAAACTCATAGAAAGCTTTGTATCTTAG